From Solidesulfovibrio carbinoliphilus subsp. oakridgensis, the proteins below share one genomic window:
- the yidC gene encoding membrane protein insertase YidC, with product MENKRVILAVVLSLAVLVGWNFLFPAKPQAPKTDTPTQTEAPTAQAPAPAAQRAETLPAFAPTPGRKVTVNTPLYTAVFNSAGGVLEQFSLKGYRQTIAPDSPLVDLVNAKAQLKAPLGLIVNGTPTWQNVEWSVEGGDLKLDAAGAGSLSFTGRLGDTLIRRTLTFSGASYLIDEKLSLSNTGAAPVKDRLSLTVAVDRLSAADDSYNPTQAAFYDTGLELFSNEKKLAEGMTDEKPVQWGAVMSNYFLVGIIPEAEGLRGKAKFEDEIFRVALDKDGIEIPAGGRTDLDVRYYLGPKDPKFLAQAPHNLAAAIDYGWFDFIAKPLLKLLHFFYDYVGNYGVAIILLTVLIKGLFWPLSHKSYKSMEQMKRLQPLLTQLREKHKDDRQKMNEEMMQLYKTYKVNPAGGCLPMIVQIPVFFGLYQALLHSIELRHAPFIAHLPFTNMIWLADLSAKDPYYITPLVMGATMFLQQKMTPAPGDPTQAKVMLLMPVIFTFMFLNFPSGLVVYWLVNNVISIAQQYWMLNKKS from the coding sequence ATGGAAAACAAACGCGTAATCCTGGCCGTGGTACTCTCGCTTGCCGTTCTGGTCGGCTGGAATTTCCTGTTTCCGGCCAAACCCCAGGCCCCTAAGACCGACACCCCAACGCAGACAGAGGCTCCCACCGCCCAGGCACCGGCTCCGGCAGCCCAAAGAGCCGAGACCCTCCCGGCCTTCGCCCCGACGCCCGGCCGCAAGGTGACGGTGAACACACCGCTTTACACCGCGGTTTTCAATTCCGCCGGCGGCGTGCTGGAACAGTTTTCCCTCAAAGGGTACCGCCAGACCATTGCCCCCGATTCCCCCCTGGTCGATCTCGTCAACGCCAAGGCCCAGCTCAAGGCTCCCCTCGGGCTGATCGTCAACGGCACCCCCACCTGGCAGAACGTCGAGTGGTCCGTCGAGGGCGGTGATCTCAAGCTCGATGCCGCCGGCGCGGGCAGCCTGTCCTTCACCGGCCGCCTGGGCGACACCCTGATCCGCCGCACCCTGACCTTTTCCGGCGCAAGCTATCTGATCGACGAAAAGCTTTCCCTGTCCAACACCGGCGCCGCCCCGGTCAAGGACCGCCTGTCCCTGACCGTGGCCGTGGACCGCCTCTCGGCCGCCGACGACAGCTACAATCCCACCCAGGCCGCCTTTTACGACACCGGCCTGGAACTGTTCTCCAACGAAAAAAAGCTCGCCGAGGGCATGACCGACGAAAAGCCCGTGCAGTGGGGCGCGGTCATGAGCAACTACTTCCTGGTCGGCATCATCCCCGAGGCCGAGGGCCTGCGCGGCAAGGCCAAGTTCGAGGACGAGATCTTCCGTGTGGCCCTGGACAAGGACGGCATCGAGATCCCGGCCGGCGGCCGCACCGACCTGGACGTGCGCTACTACCTCGGACCCAAGGACCCCAAATTTCTGGCCCAGGCCCCGCACAACCTGGCCGCGGCCATCGACTACGGCTGGTTCGATTTCATCGCCAAGCCGCTGCTCAAGCTCCTGCATTTCTTCTATGACTATGTCGGCAACTACGGCGTGGCCATCATTCTCCTGACCGTCCTCATCAAGGGCCTGTTCTGGCCCCTGTCCCACAAAAGCTACAAGTCCATGGAGCAGATGAAGCGGCTCCAGCCGCTGCTCACCCAGCTGCGGGAGAAGCACAAGGACGATCGCCAGAAGATGAACGAAGAAATGATGCAGCTCTATAAGACCTACAAGGTCAACCCGGCCGGCGGGTGTCTGCCCATGATCGTGCAGATCCCGGTCTTTTTCGGGCTCTACCAGGCATTGCTCCATTCCATCGAATTGCGTCACGCCCCCTTTATCGCGCATCTGCCGTTCACCAACATGATCTGGCTGGCCGACCTGTCGGCCAAGGACCCGTACTATATCACCCCCCTGGTCATGGGGGCGACCATGTTTCTGCAGCAAAAAATGACGCCGGCCCCGGGCGATCCGACCCAGGCCAAGGTCATGCTGCTGATGCCTGTCATCTTCACCTTCATGTTCCTGAATTTCCCCTCGGGACTGGTCGTCTACTGGCTGGTCAACAACGTCATTTCCATTGCCCAGCAATACTGGATGCTCAACAAGAAGTCCTGA
- the rpmH gene encoding 50S ribosomal protein L34, translated as MSKKTYQPSKIRRKRTHGFLVRSRTKNGQAILRRRRAKGRKRLAV; from the coding sequence ATGAGCAAGAAGACATACCAGCCCAGCAAAATTCGCAGAAAACGCACCCACGGCTTCCTGGTCCGCTCCAGGACCAAGAACGGACAGGCCATCCTGCGCCGTCGGCGCGCCAAGGGACGCAAACGTCTGGCCGTCTAG
- the casA gene encoding type I-E CRISPR-associated protein Cse1/CasA, with protein sequence MPSFNLLTQDWIPVRRVDGTRLRIPPWRITDPGDGSPGQAIADIDTPRPDFKGALLELLIGFVQTALPPTDNRKWRLGLSANTTNEPHLAPPDYAPAALKTAFAPLTPFFNLFGDRPRFLQDLTLTEAEAKEPSPIAALLMDSPGENATKFNSDFFIKRDQPPDRLCPACAAAALHALQTYAPSGGAGHRVSLRGGGPLTTLVMLDDSLWKTVWANVLPLDAANVEALPANPAALPGAVFPWLAVTRDSTAKGSEVHREGMHFLHHYWAMPRRIVLDAETDETPSACPVCGQPGNVFVRQYRTKNYGNNYGKGWQHPLTPYRDQGPGKEALTIKGESEGRAYNQWLGFVYGATDDKKPVIPARVVTHYRTGSPPGQETPARLRTFGWDMDNMKARNWCEGEYPILDLKGREAKRFIGEVAPLVKAAEEACNNLRKAVHEALFSEKGPKPKPDATLLALVETRFWAETETAFYTSVRSILEASDDDEEARLGIALGWRRTLLDAVGAIFAAVAEDGGTTPRKTRQIYAALNRMRGYTFGSCSKILGIATQKEAKS encoded by the coding sequence ATGCCATCGTTCAATCTTCTGACGCAAGACTGGATTCCGGTTCGCCGGGTCGATGGGACGCGCCTGCGCATTCCGCCCTGGCGCATCACCGATCCCGGGGACGGGTCGCCCGGGCAGGCCATCGCCGACATCGACACGCCGCGCCCCGACTTCAAAGGGGCGTTGCTCGAACTGCTCATCGGCTTCGTCCAGACCGCCCTGCCGCCCACGGATAACCGAAAATGGCGACTCGGCTTGAGCGCCAACACGACCAACGAACCACATCTCGCCCCACCGGACTACGCACCCGCCGCCCTCAAGACCGCATTTGCGCCGCTCACCCCCTTCTTCAACCTCTTCGGCGACCGGCCGCGCTTCCTGCAAGACCTGACGCTGACCGAAGCCGAGGCCAAGGAGCCCTCTCCCATCGCGGCGCTGCTCATGGATTCGCCCGGGGAAAACGCCACCAAGTTCAACAGCGATTTCTTCATCAAACGCGACCAGCCGCCCGACCGCCTGTGCCCGGCCTGCGCCGCAGCCGCACTCCATGCCCTGCAAACCTATGCGCCAAGCGGCGGAGCCGGCCACCGCGTCTCCCTGCGCGGCGGGGGACCGCTCACGACCCTCGTCATGCTTGACGACTCGCTCTGGAAAACTGTCTGGGCCAATGTGCTGCCACTCGATGCGGCCAATGTCGAAGCCCTGCCGGCCAATCCCGCCGCCCTCCCGGGTGCGGTCTTCCCCTGGCTGGCCGTCACCCGCGACAGCACAGCCAAGGGCAGCGAGGTCCACCGCGAAGGGATGCACTTCCTGCACCACTACTGGGCCATGCCCCGACGCATCGTGCTCGATGCCGAAACCGACGAAACACCGTCGGCCTGCCCGGTGTGCGGCCAGCCAGGCAATGTCTTCGTGCGCCAATACCGGACCAAAAACTACGGGAACAACTACGGCAAAGGCTGGCAGCATCCTCTCACCCCCTACCGCGACCAGGGGCCGGGCAAGGAAGCGCTTACCATCAAAGGCGAAAGCGAGGGGCGGGCCTACAACCAATGGCTCGGCTTCGTCTACGGAGCCACGGACGACAAGAAGCCCGTCATCCCGGCCCGGGTCGTGACCCACTACCGGACAGGTTCGCCGCCCGGGCAGGAAACACCCGCCCGGCTGCGCACGTTCGGCTGGGACATGGACAACATGAAGGCCCGCAATTGGTGTGAAGGCGAGTATCCCATCCTCGACCTCAAGGGACGCGAGGCCAAGCGTTTCATTGGCGAGGTCGCGCCGCTGGTCAAGGCGGCGGAAGAAGCATGCAACAATCTGCGCAAAGCCGTCCATGAGGCGCTCTTTTCGGAAAAAGGCCCAAAGCCCAAACCCGATGCAACCTTGCTGGCCCTGGTCGAAACCCGGTTCTGGGCCGAGACGGAGACTGCGTTTTACACCTCTGTGCGCTCGATTCTGGAGGCATCCGACGACGACGAGGAGGCGCGCTTGGGAATCGCGCTCGGCTGGCGCCGCACGCTCCTTGACGCCGTGGGGGCCATCTTCGCCGCCGTGGCCGAGGACGGTGGCACGACGCCGCGAAAGACCCGGCAAATCTATGCGGCGCTCAACCGGATGCGGGGCTACACCTTTGGCAGTTGCTCGAAGATCCTTGGCATCGCAACCCAAAAGGAGGCGAAATCGTGA
- the casB gene encoding type I-E CRISPR-associated protein Cse2/CasB, producing MTLKSLLYGTEPPSAAFWAVLRKWWESLDANRGARARLRRAKTPDEVFVSPDYQRSLLPLLKTAGIELTPQDAAKFARAVGVLAHVRTLLPEGHFARQLAPADPGQESVRDPRFKKLLATTDPDDLFLMLRRLVAYLGGTAELRSLVTGASDWTDKTRRAWAIQYYVNRSAKK from the coding sequence ATGACGCTCAAATCCCTGCTCTACGGCACCGAGCCGCCAAGCGCCGCCTTTTGGGCCGTGCTGCGTAAATGGTGGGAGAGCCTCGACGCCAACCGGGGAGCCAGGGCCAGACTGCGCCGGGCCAAGACCCCGGACGAGGTGTTTGTCTCGCCGGATTACCAGCGCAGCCTGCTGCCGCTCCTTAAAACTGCCGGCATCGAGCTGACGCCGCAAGACGCCGCCAAATTTGCCCGGGCCGTGGGCGTGCTCGCCCATGTACGCACGCTGCTGCCCGAAGGGCACTTCGCCCGCCAGCTTGCCCCGGCCGACCCGGGCCAGGAATCCGTGCGCGACCCGCGCTTTAAAAAGCTCCTTGCCACCACCGACCCGGACGACCTGTTCCTCATGCTGCGCCGACTGGTCGCCTATCTCGGCGGCACGGCCGAGTTGCGCAGTCTCGTGACCGGAGCGTCCGACTGGACCGACAAGACCCGCCGCGCCTGGGCCATCCAATACTACGTCAACCGCTCTGCCAAAAAATAA
- the yidD gene encoding membrane protein insertion efficiency factor YidD, whose translation MRSAVIWAITFYRLALSPLKPPCCRFLPTCSEYALEAVARFGVLRGGLLALWRLVRCHPFARGGFDPVPLAFWPRLRAPRNASSCRRTHTYRWDLKDNGKQTRNPGRGTLACRSGRLEFPVSGQTPGP comes from the coding sequence ATGCGAAGCGCCGTCATCTGGGCCATAACGTTCTATCGGCTTGCCCTTTCGCCTTTGAAGCCGCCCTGTTGCCGCTTCCTGCCCACCTGCTCCGAGTACGCTCTGGAGGCGGTGGCCCGTTTCGGCGTTCTTCGGGGCGGTCTTTTGGCGTTGTGGCGGCTTGTGCGCTGCCATCCTTTCGCCCGGGGCGGTTTCGACCCCGTTCCACTCGCATTCTGGCCGCGCCTCAGGGCGCCTCGCAACGCGTCCTCTTGCCGACGCACCCACACCTATCGATGGGATTTGAAGGACAATGGAAAACAAACGCGTAATCCTGGCCGTGGTACTCTCGCTTGCCGTTCTGGTCGGCTGGAATTTCCTGTTTCCGGCCAAACCCCAGGCCCCTAA
- the cas5e gene encoding type I-E CRISPR-associated protein Cas5/CasD: MARYLIFQLYGMLAAYGLVAVGEVRLSAGHPTRSAVFGLLAACLGIRRHEEARLAALSGGYALAVRVDAPGTSLLDYHTIQTPPEKSKRIYRTRADELGGLLGIDEPPYTVLSRRGYLCDAHFTACLTPAAAPPTDATPPHTLEALAEALRRPVLTPYLGRKSCPPSLPFHPRLGEYDSLEAALADYPLEKLAFPAGLKPHDPAVVFADEDEAITPATVTSRPLVRDRTVQHGRRLFEERRGVCGVTAPGVVAPRGRDKEAGHVPH, from the coding sequence ATGGCCCGATACCTCATCTTCCAACTCTACGGGATGCTGGCGGCCTACGGACTCGTGGCCGTGGGTGAAGTGCGTTTAAGCGCCGGCCACCCCACGCGTTCGGCTGTCTTCGGGTTGCTGGCCGCCTGCCTGGGCATTCGCCGCCACGAGGAGGCGCGGCTGGCCGCCCTGTCCGGCGGTTATGCCCTGGCCGTGCGGGTGGACGCGCCCGGCACGTCGCTGCTCGATTACCACACCATCCAGACGCCGCCGGAGAAAAGCAAACGCATCTACCGCACCCGCGCCGACGAACTGGGCGGGCTGCTCGGCATCGACGAACCGCCCTATACCGTCCTGTCCCGGCGGGGCTATCTCTGCGACGCCCACTTCACGGCCTGTCTGACCCCGGCCGCCGCGCCCCCGACCGACGCGACCCCGCCGCATACGCTGGAAGCACTGGCCGAGGCGCTGCGCCGGCCGGTCTTGACCCCCTACCTCGGCCGCAAAAGCTGTCCGCCGTCCCTCCCCTTCCATCCGCGCCTCGGGGAATACGACAGCCTGGAAGCGGCGCTGGCCGATTATCCGCTGGAGAAACTGGCTTTCCCGGCCGGGCTCAAACCCCACGATCCGGCCGTCGTCTTTGCTGACGAGGACGAAGCAATCACCCCCGCCACGGTGACCAGCCGGCCTCTTGTGCGGGACCGCACCGTGCAGCACGGCCGCCGGCTCTTTGAAGAACGCCGGGGCGTTTGCGGCGTGACCGCGCCCGGCGTTGTCGCGCCCCGGGGCAGGGACAAGGAGGCCGGCCATGTTCCTCACTAA
- a CDS encoding CRISPR-associated helicase/endonuclease Cas3 gives MYHYWGKAAKGSTAHHLLVYHCLDVAATLRALLDADKRLHQRLHALAPAVAPADLDALLLYFAVLHDLGKFAPAFQQQRQDIVDKLDGPPAKRICNAHHSHLGKAIFFDEDIVVAWQPSLLCRDGWPHKDILAPLTDAAFGHHGKPPQDLSDSNLRLPPSTAAAIRQFMGEVCSRFLPGPLTLPGGDAANQAFRPVSWFFAGLLVVADWLASGQGFAYCETPMDLAVYWNERALPQARATVADCGMVSPLPRQGGGFHELLPHIEQKYGPTPLQAYALEVAGRDSGPRLFIFEDVTGAGKTEAALLAAHAVMAGGEAHGFYIGLPTMATANGMYARMAASYRALFMDADTVVPSLMLAHGARGIQDAFLHSIGLERGRDGESDAADGEQPDSGAFCAAWLADNRKKSLLAPCGVGTLDQALLAVLPAKHQCLRLLGLGRNVLIADEVHAYDPYTTRLLETLLTFQAGLGGCAILLSATLPRRIKQGLAAAFCRGAGYPVPAVSADPLPLATRLANGVFTETPLAQTRTLSVAVTLCHDPAEALDRLVAVHTAGGCAILLCNTVDRAMAARNLLAERLPPADVLLFHARFALCDRLAIEERVLAIFGKGSTTEIRRGKILVATQVIEQSLDVDADFLVTELAPMELVLQRAGRCQRHNRKWRPAGFVGPAVLVLSPPAVDEPGPGWGEAELGKGLFVYPGHDVLWRTAQLLARWERVELPRDARELVEGAYDADALPTPAALQSAEDKQTGKASAEKSLALFNGLEFSQGYGTDAAAGHWHDDRETPTRLGEERVTLRLVRVVDDGLALWAGEGLDAATCARSEVSVPKHRGDALAATDAWQERLDAFAATLPDKGRWVRLVPFVETETAGVWHCALPGTTAVYSREGGLNYG, from the coding sequence ATGTACCATTATTGGGGCAAAGCCGCCAAAGGCAGTACGGCCCATCACCTGCTCGTCTACCACTGTCTTGACGTCGCCGCGACGTTGCGCGCCCTTCTCGACGCCGACAAGCGCCTGCACCAGCGTCTGCATGCCCTGGCCCCGGCCGTGGCCCCGGCGGACCTCGACGCCCTGCTCCTGTATTTCGCCGTGCTCCACGATCTCGGCAAATTCGCCCCAGCCTTCCAGCAACAACGGCAAGACATCGTGGACAAGCTCGACGGGCCGCCCGCAAAGCGCATCTGCAACGCCCATCACAGCCATCTGGGCAAAGCCATCTTTTTCGACGAGGATATTGTGGTGGCTTGGCAGCCCTCCTTGCTCTGCCGCGACGGGTGGCCGCATAAGGACATCCTTGCGCCGCTCACCGACGCCGCTTTTGGGCATCATGGCAAGCCGCCGCAAGACCTCTCGGACAGCAACCTCCGTCTCCCTCCCTCCACTGCGGCGGCCATCCGACAGTTCATGGGCGAGGTCTGCAGCCGGTTTCTGCCCGGCCCACTGACGCTGCCGGGCGGCGATGCTGCGAACCAGGCGTTTCGGCCGGTGTCCTGGTTCTTTGCCGGGCTGCTCGTGGTGGCTGACTGGCTCGCCTCGGGCCAAGGCTTTGCCTACTGCGAAACGCCTATGGATCTGGCCGTCTACTGGAACGAGCGCGCCCTGCCCCAGGCCCGGGCCACTGTGGCCGATTGCGGCATGGTGTCTCCGCTGCCGCGCCAGGGCGGCGGGTTTCACGAGTTGCTGCCGCATATCGAGCAAAAATATGGCCCCACGCCCTTGCAGGCGTATGCCTTGGAGGTCGCCGGGCGGGACAGCGGGCCGCGTCTTTTCATTTTCGAGGACGTGACCGGGGCCGGCAAGACCGAAGCGGCCTTGCTCGCCGCCCATGCCGTCATGGCCGGCGGCGAGGCCCACGGTTTTTATATCGGTCTGCCCACCATGGCCACGGCCAACGGCATGTATGCCAGAATGGCCGCATCGTACCGGGCGCTTTTCATGGACGCCGACACGGTGGTACCGTCGCTCATGCTGGCCCATGGGGCGCGTGGCATTCAGGACGCGTTCTTGCACAGTATCGGTCTGGAGCGCGGCCGGGACGGCGAAAGTGATGCGGCGGACGGGGAGCAGCCGGATAGCGGTGCCTTTTGCGCCGCCTGGCTGGCGGATAACCGCAAAAAATCCCTGCTTGCCCCGTGCGGCGTAGGGACGTTGGATCAGGCCCTGCTGGCCGTTTTGCCGGCCAAGCACCAATGTCTGCGCCTGCTCGGCCTTGGCCGCAACGTCCTTATTGCCGACGAGGTGCACGCCTACGATCCCTATACCACGCGCCTGCTGGAAACGTTGCTCACCTTTCAGGCCGGCCTTGGCGGCTGCGCCATCCTCCTTTCGGCCACCCTGCCCCGGCGCATCAAGCAAGGACTGGCCGCAGCCTTTTGCCGGGGGGCCGGCTATCCGGTGCCCGCGGTTTCGGCCGATCCGCTGCCCCTGGCCACGCGGCTGGCCAACGGCGTTTTTACGGAAACGCCGCTTGCCCAAACGCGCACCCTGTCCGTGGCCGTGACCTTGTGCCACGATCCGGCCGAGGCGTTGGACCGGCTGGTCGCCGTCCATACTGCCGGTGGCTGCGCCATCCTGCTGTGCAACACCGTGGACCGGGCGATGGCAGCGCGAAACCTGCTGGCCGAGCGCCTGCCCCCGGCCGATGTGCTGCTCTTTCACGCCCGCTTTGCCTTGTGCGATCGTCTGGCCATTGAGGAGCGCGTGCTGGCCATCTTCGGCAAGGGCTCCACGACAGAAATACGGCGCGGGAAAATTCTGGTTGCCACACAAGTTATTGAACAATCACTTGATGTTGACGCAGATTTTCTGGTCACTGAACTGGCCCCCATGGAGCTTGTCCTCCAGCGGGCCGGCCGGTGCCAGCGCCATAACCGCAAATGGCGGCCGGCGGGATTTGTCGGGCCGGCCGTGCTGGTTCTTTCCCCGCCGGCCGTGGACGAGCCGGGGCCGGGCTGGGGCGAGGCCGAGCTTGGCAAGGGATTGTTCGTCTATCCCGGCCATGACGTGCTCTGGCGCACGGCGCAGCTTTTGGCGCGGTGGGAGCGTGTCGAGCTGCCCCGGGACGCCCGGGAGTTGGTGGAGGGCGCGTACGATGCCGACGCTTTACCCACGCCGGCAGCCCTTCAGTCGGCCGAGGACAAGCAGACGGGCAAGGCCAGCGCCGAAAAAAGTTTAGCCCTGTTTAATGGTCTGGAATTTTCCCAAGGCTATGGGACCGACGCGGCGGCCGGGCATTGGCACGACGACCGCGAGACGCCGACGCGCCTTGGCGAGGAGCGGGTGACGCTGCGGCTGGTGCGGGTGGTGGACGACGGCTTGGCCTTGTGGGCCGGGGAAGGGCTCGACGCAGCGACCTGCGCCCGCTCGGAAGTGTCGGTGCCCAAGCACCGGGGTGATGCCCTGGCGGCCACGGACGCGTGGCAGGAGCGGCTGGACGCCTTTGCCGCGACCCTGCCGGACAAGGGGCGTTGGGTGCGGTTGGTGCCCTTTGTGGAAACGGAGACGGCCGGCGTCTGGCACTGCGCGCTGCCGGGGACGACGGCGGTGTATAGTCGGGAGGGAGGGTTAAACTATGGCTAA
- the jag gene encoding RNA-binding cell elongation regulator Jag/EloR — MSEFRTFSGKTVDEAMEEACRYFGAPREKLEVEILSGGSSGIFGLVGKKKAEVRARIREEINLLQQDRNGQGRRENGSRNDKPRAPRPPRQSAPAEAPTEAPAAEAPAPAAVSEAQAAPAEPAGIEAAAADTVETPPPSRPEPAARPRPAPVAPVAKDESLAEEDDFDEDFDEDQAETSAAGRRGSRREPRAPREERRPAAPETPPQPMTPELEALVREVMVQMLDGILGQSPEFEITGHSERVSVLIFDEENSGLLIGREGQTLSSIQYLVNRIVIRRHGSPVKVQINTGEYRERQDDNLRKMAIFLADKAKTLGRPQSTKPLSSYHRRVVHLALQEDESISTRSKGEGPLKRVLIVPRGGRGGETQQSNNQRSQ; from the coding sequence ATGAGCGAATTTAGGACCTTTAGCGGCAAGACCGTCGACGAAGCCATGGAGGAGGCCTGCCGGTATTTCGGCGCGCCACGCGAAAAACTGGAAGTCGAAATCCTTTCGGGCGGCTCGTCCGGCATCTTCGGACTGGTCGGCAAGAAAAAGGCCGAAGTGCGGGCCCGGATACGCGAGGAAATAAACCTTCTCCAGCAGGACAGGAACGGCCAGGGAAGGCGTGAAAACGGCTCCCGCAACGACAAGCCGCGCGCCCCCAGGCCGCCTCGGCAGTCCGCTCCGGCGGAAGCGCCGACGGAGGCTCCGGCGGCCGAGGCCCCGGCTCCGGCCGCCGTATCCGAAGCCCAGGCCGCGCCTGCGGAGCCTGCCGGCATCGAGGCTGCTGCGGCCGACACGGTCGAGACGCCGCCCCCGTCGCGCCCGGAACCGGCCGCCCGGCCCAGGCCGGCCCCGGTCGCCCCGGTCGCCAAGGACGAATCCCTGGCCGAGGAAGACGACTTCGACGAGGACTTCGACGAGGACCAGGCCGAAACGTCCGCTGCCGGGCGGCGGGGCTCCCGCCGCGAGCCCCGGGCCCCTCGCGAGGAGCGTCGCCCGGCCGCCCCGGAAACGCCGCCCCAGCCCATGACGCCGGAACTCGAAGCCCTGGTGCGCGAAGTCATGGTGCAGATGCTCGACGGCATCCTCGGCCAGTCCCCGGAATTCGAAATCACGGGCCACAGCGAACGGGTGTCTGTCCTCATATTCGACGAGGAAAACTCGGGCCTTCTCATCGGCCGCGAGGGCCAGACCCTTTCCTCCATCCAGTATCTCGTCAACCGCATCGTCATCCGCCGCCACGGCAGCCCGGTCAAAGTCCAGATCAACACCGGCGAATACCGCGAGCGGCAGGACGACAACCTGCGCAAGATGGCCATTTTCCTGGCCGACAAGGCCAAGACCCTCGGCCGGCCCCAGTCCACCAAGCCCCTGTCCTCCTACCACCGCCGGGTCGTGCACCTGGCCCTGCAGGAGGACGAATCCATCTCCACCCGATCCAAGGGCGAAGGGCCGCTCAAGCGCGTGCTCATCGTCCCGCGCGGCGGACGCGGCGGCGAAACGCAGCAAAGTAACAACCAGCGTTCGCAGTAG
- the cas7e gene encoding type I-E CRISPR-associated protein Cas7/Cse4/CasC, translating to MSRFIQLHILTSYPAANLNRDDLGAPKSMRFGEANRLRVSSQSLKRAWRTSDVFKATLGADHLGVRTKELGRKVFCALTQGASLDAVWDAPDATGTLAALKEKTAAEIARTIAGVFGKIKKEADAKAEKDADPVKKRKELLDSLEIEQLAHVSQEERRAVAALTEACRDAGKAPDANALNLLRSDAKAADIAMFGRMLAASARFNVEAAVQVAHAVTVHRAVAEDDFFTAVDDLNRDDAGAGHMGVSEFGAGVYYLYLCIDRALLAENLGGDEALVQKALTALTTAACTVAPTGKQASYASRAYACFALAEKGDDTPRNLSLAFLKPVGEREEERDGHLGKTAIAELLKTKAKMDKVYGQTLADTSFNVFDGKGTLAELAAFVAE from the coding sequence ATGTCCCGATTCATCCAGCTCCATATCCTGACCAGCTACCCGGCCGCCAATCTCAACCGCGACGACCTGGGCGCGCCCAAATCCATGCGCTTTGGCGAGGCCAATCGCCTGCGCGTTTCCTCCCAGAGCCTCAAACGCGCCTGGCGCACCTCGGATGTCTTCAAGGCGACGCTTGGCGCGGACCACCTCGGGGTGCGCACCAAGGAACTCGGCCGCAAGGTCTTTTGCGCCCTGACCCAGGGGGCCAGCCTCGACGCCGTGTGGGATGCTCCCGACGCCACCGGCACCCTGGCCGCGCTCAAAGAAAAGACAGCGGCGGAAATCGCCCGGACCATTGCCGGGGTTTTCGGCAAAATCAAAAAGGAAGCCGACGCCAAAGCTGAAAAGGACGCTGACCCGGTCAAAAAACGCAAGGAGCTGCTCGACTCCCTGGAGATCGAACAGCTGGCCCATGTCAGCCAGGAAGAACGCCGCGCCGTGGCCGCACTGACCGAGGCCTGCCGCGATGCGGGCAAAGCCCCGGACGCCAACGCGCTGAATCTGCTTCGCAGCGACGCCAAGGCCGCCGACATCGCCATGTTCGGCCGCATGCTGGCCGCCAGCGCACGCTTTAACGTCGAGGCCGCCGTCCAGGTGGCCCACGCCGTCACCGTGCACCGGGCCGTGGCCGAGGACGACTTTTTTACCGCCGTCGACGACCTCAACCGCGACGACGCCGGAGCCGGCCATATGGGCGTCTCGGAATTCGGGGCCGGCGTTTATTACCTCTATCTGTGCATCGACCGGGCGCTGTTGGCCGAAAATCTCGGGGGCGACGAGGCGCTGGTCCAAAAGGCCCTGACGGCGCTCACCACCGCCGCCTGCACCGTCGCCCCCACCGGCAAACAGGCCAGCTACGCTTCTCGGGCCTATGCCTGCTTCGCCCTGGCCGAAAAAGGCGACGACACGCCGCGAAACCTCTCCCTGGCCTTCCTCAAGCCCGTGGGCGAGAGAGAAGAAGAACGCGACGGCCATCTCGGCAAAACAGCCATCGCCGAATTACTCAAAACCAAAGCTAAAATGGACAAGGTCTACGGCCAGACCCTTGCGGATACCTCCTTCAACGTCTTCGACGGAAAAGGCACCTTGGCCGAACTGGCTGCCTTCGTGGCGGAGTAG